A window from Felis catus isolate Fca126 chromosome B1, F.catus_Fca126_mat1.0, whole genome shotgun sequence encodes these proteins:
- the CB1H4orf48 gene encoding neuropeptide-like protein C4orf48 homolog isoform X2 codes for MAPQPPCRLPRSLPPWLLLLLLSVALLGSQARAEPAAGSAVPAQSRPCVDCHAFEFMQRALQDLRKTAYSLDSRTETLLLQAERRALCACWPAGR; via the exons ATGGCCCCCCAGCCTCCGTGCAGGCTCCCGAGGTCGCTGCCGccgtggctgctgctgctgctgttgagTGTGGCGCTGCTGGGCTCCCAGGCCCGAGCCGAGCCCGCCGCTGGGAGCGCCGTCCCCGCGCAGA GCCGCCCGTGCGTGGACTGCCACGCGTTCGAGTTCATGCAGCGCGCCCTGCAGGATCTTCGGAAGACGGCCTACAGCCTGGACTCGAGG ACGGAGACCCTCCTGCTGCAGGCCGAGCGCCGGGCCCTGTGTGCCTGCTGGCCTGCTGGGCGCTGA
- the CB1H4orf48 gene encoding neuropeptide-like protein C4orf48 homolog isoform X1: MRTSGNAARSPPAPEPQTGSPARRPPDGEEERVAVTSTGPSPGSGSPRPAGATADPRPGGGGGGRAGSGRRPGAAPNSVSRWALWHSRGRDVDLGRLPRRCWALEAASRRQVEPILPRGNSSARRGPEARAHRAPTRGGQARFFTSNNPALPRGRKGHREAKLPLRGRPRLPALGHGPPASVQAPEVAAAVAAAAAVECGAAGLPGPSRARRWERRPRAEPPVRGLPRVRVHAARPAGSSEDGLQPGLEGPEDPESPRV; this comes from the exons ATGCGCACGTCCGGGAACGCGGCCCGCAgtcccccagccccagagccccagacGGGGAGCCCCGCCCGGCGTCCGCCCGAcggggaagaggagagggtggCGGTCACGAGCACGGGCCCCTCCCCTGGGTCAGGAAGCCCGCGTCCGGCCGGGGCCACAGCTGACCCCAGGCCCGGCGGAGGGGGTGGAGGGCGTGCAGGCTCGGGAAGGCGGCCCGGCGCTGCCCCGAACAGCGTGAGCCGCTGGGCTCTCTGGCACTCACGCGGCCGGGACGTGGACCTGGGGCGCCTTCCCCGGAGGTGCTGGGCCTTGGAGGCAGCGAGCAGACGCCAAGTGGAGCCCATCCTTCCCAGAGGGAACAGCTCCGCCCGGCGAGGACCTGAAGCCCGCGCGCATCGGGCACCTACTAGGGGGGGCCAAGCGAGGTTCTTTACTTCCAACAACCCTGCGCTTCCACGAGGGAGAAAAGGGCACAGAGAAGCCAAGCTACCCCtccgag GGCGGCCCCGGCTCCCTGCGCTCGGCCATGGCCCCCCAGCCTCCGTGCAGGCTCCCGAGGTCGCTGCCGccgtggctgctgctgctgctgttgagTGTGGCGCTGCTGGGCTCCCAGGCCCGAGCCGAGCCCGCCGCTGGGAGCGCCGTCCCCGCGCAGA GCCGCCCGTGCGTGGACTGCCACGCGTTCGAGTTCATGCAGCGCGCCCTGCAGGATCTTCGGAAGACGGCCTACAGCCTGGACTCGAGG GGCCTGAGGATCCAGAATCTCCTAGAGTCTGA